The Vigna angularis cultivar LongXiaoDou No.4 chromosome 9, ASM1680809v1, whole genome shotgun sequence DNA window CCATCCTTCTGCATGCTGCTTGAGTGTTATTACGATGAGACTCAGACATTTGTATGAACTATTGAAGTGTGTCATCCATATTAGCCCATCTTTCTGATATAGAGGGTTGTTGTTGTCATTGTTGTTGTGGCAGCCTATCAAATTGTTCGGcagcttgagtgcttttgtAATGAGAATCAGACATCTCATTaactgttgaagtgtgtcatcTATCTTAGCCCATCTTTCTGATATAGAgagttgttgctgccattgttgttgtggttctctATAAAATTGTCCGACACCATGTCTTAATTGACTTTGATctatgcttgagtgaggtttccaccagtggttgaaagtaccttggtagaattgagtgcccatataattaatttcttgtccgaattgcatcctgcaagcattAGACACAAAATCctagaaaatattgttagcacaaaaataaaaataaaagaaacaaaaataaactaaaataaaatcaaataaaataaagtaaaataaagtaaagccaaaattaattaagaatcacacaaatagaatagtttaaaccatgagtccccgacaacgacaccaaaaacttgttaacaatatttttgatctctagaaacgaaaccaaaaacttgttgatagatcgacaagtgtacctaatcgtacaagtaatataaaatggtaagaccaagtatagtatccctgaagactcttggcactaaacaattgtgtgataactcaattaattaagacttaaataaaacacgattgttggtttcaaatgcaaagacataaaattaaatatgaatgcaaattgagcaatagtagagtaacacaaagatggacggatgttgtttaatatgagatgaatatgttgttggggttagatttcatcaagttccctctcatgtatataagaattcctctttatgtattaatgttaacgtcactcactaaattacttagaacccgatccctcggcgcaataagcttgccttaattcctagttcgtgcaattcctaacgttcctagaaaattaagtctgaagatcaagagcttaagacgaccaagtactcataccctcatccctgagaaatattacccttgggaaaattcaacaagaacctgaattgtaaggaacctcccagcactcatgcaattcataaatcatgctactaaatgagttaaatagagcaagcattgaaacaaatgaattctctaacaattaatgaataaatcatatatattaagaatcaattcaaatacatgagagttcacaaggttacatcattccccaacaacaaatagagtttagttccccatagacatggagaaactagatgaacaatagaaaaacatgagatagtaaaaccctaaaagtagaagaggaagctcccgcctccaaATCTGTCTTTAGAGggtagaagagtgtgttgttgtgttgctccagccagagatgaAAAAACCTAGAGCGTctaggtcctttaaatagagtcggAAAAGAGTAAAAacagggcccggtccaaaagagtcgaaacagagcaagAATTGTGCCTGACCCGCGTAACACGACGCTTAGGCGCCCCATTTAGAGCGCCCAGGCGGTGGACGTTGATTTCCGTAAGCGTACCTTGTTGACCATAGGCTCCCATTTGAATGGGCCACAATTATAGGCCCATTGGATGATCTAGAGGTCCAATGGGCCAACTTAGCTATAAGAAACTGAACCTATTTTTAGCTAAGTTATCCAACTCGAAAATGTTTCCGACAGACATAAGAAAATACTAGTAGACAATACTCTAACTTGTTGAACAAAGttgttatcaaaataaatacaCTCTTTAGTACTAAATAGTACTTGGTActaggggtgggcaaactgcactatttgcactgcactataaatctattacaattaactataaaatagtttaaaaaaactgaactgcaCTAGAAAATAGTTCAcaaaaactgaactaaactactttttagttcagttaactacaaaACAATTCAGTTAACTATAATGCacctttttctaataaataaatgtagtttTGCACTAGTACAACTGTCAATGGCTAATCATCGATAGAGTTAAAAGAATtagttcaatttgatttttttttaataattacaaacaaataaattaatattcaataacatcacagcatttaaaaaaattaaattataaatatatataattagaattagtaaataattataataaaaaatttaaaaaaattaatgaaatattattggtactattttatcatattattaaaattaaattaataactataattatttatcattactatttattattaattttaaaatataaaatgtctaaaatttgattctcatattaaatatagtttaatttaataatataaatttgtttatatattattttatatagattaaaaacttaatctctaaaaaatatttctgtttatctctgttttgcgttattcgaaatatttttattttgacaattatctagtttaatataaaaactctcatctttcttctcttctcacctttttctgaattctcatatatatatatatatatatatataatattatattttataattatttacataagtacttttatctttttatttttacaattatagttaattttattaagttataaaaataattaccagtttttgaaatataattacaatataataaaatttagttttttttaaaatagataattattttagtataaatttaataatatcattttattttaataattattataataatagttaactttttaagaacaactaattaatacaaaaattaatacaaaaattatttatcattactataattatttatcattacaatttaattatgttgtGGATTGTCTAAACTTAAGAACaactaattaatacaaaaattaactaaataaaaaatcccCAATTAAGGTAAGATGCTAAAATTAAATcagaaataaaaacttataagtttaatatgagaaaattaaatctaaaattgtaataatagaACGTCAACATGaccatcaacaaaaaatatttataaccatAGTGAATcgatgattgaaaaaaaaaatgatagaaaaagacTTTACCACAAAGCATGGTAGAAGATAAACATAAAAGAGATAGTTTATGCAGTTAACTGCACTGTAACTATAAAggttcagttttttaaaactgaaccacaacatggtataatttagttattagtaaaaatagtttagtttttatagtttaatatagtaTAGATAATCTATAGTTTAGTGCAGTTAAGTTAATTATGCCCAGCCCTACTTGGTACCCGATATTCGATGCCTAACTAAATGATCtattcataaaatatctaatagttattttattgaCTACATACTATGATATCCAATAAACATTATCATGTCGTTATCTTAAATaactcaataaaaattataattagagtTCAGAGATCTTCAaccatataatatatatatatatatatatatatatatatatatatattattgatggTTATATTAATATCTTACTTAAAGatttagtaaataatatattctatatgATTAGTTAAAATCAATCTCTCGAACTCAAGCCTTTAATTATAATACTTCCTAATATTATTGTTCTTCATCTCATTCTATTGGATAATCAATGTTGTTCATATGATACAATTTGTAGTCTCTCACTACATACAATAGGAAAATCTCCTGAGTGCTTTTTTATGTGTTGGCAATTTTTGATTAATAATTGGACACTGTGTAGGATACTTTGTAACGAAATCTCTCCAAGAAATATGTGAGATGATAAAACAGTACtacacaaaattacaaaatatatatcacaggtattaataaaatatttaaatttaatagcATCTTTTACCACAGCAGCATGTGTCCATGGTGAAGAATATGATGGATGGAATGACTATCCACCGTCACCACCCCAACCCACGCTTCCACTCCAACCGCCGCCACCAAATGTCAACCAAACCCACCAACACCTTTCCTTACACCCACCACTCCAATTTCTCACACCCACTCCAATAATAACAACCTTTATAAACCCAAAACACCCACCACACACACCACACCACACCACACCCTCTCTCATCATGGCCACCCCAAACGACGCCGCTTCGCCGACCAAGAAGCCTCAACCCATCCCCTGGACCCACCAAGAAACTGTCCACCTCATCGGCGCCTACCAGGAGAAGTGGTACGCGCTCAAGCGCGGCCCACTCCGCCACAACCAGTGGGAGGAGGTCGCCGTCATCGTCGCCGCCCGCTGCGGCTACGACCTCGCGTACCCCGCCAAGTCCGCCCTCCAGTGCCGCCACAAGATGGAGAAGCTCCGCCAGCGCCACCGCGCCGAAAAGAAACACGTCGCCGCCACGCTCCGTCCCGCCGCCTGGCAGTACAACGCTCTCATGGAGGACCTCGAATGCGGTCCCCTCCCCATCTCCGCCCTCGCCCCGTTCCAAAACGACACCGATTCAGATCCCGACGACGACGGCACTTATCGGAACGGCAATAATGGCGATGAGAGCTTTGTGAAGTCGAAGAGTATTAACTGTATTCTCGGCGAGAGGCCCGTGAGAATGAAAAGCGGTGAAAGAGGGTTTTTGAGGGAGCGTGCTGAAGAAGAACGAGACGAAGACGACGATGACGATCGCGACGACGATGTTTTGGCGTTGCCGGCGGAGATTAGGGCTTTCGCTGAGAGGTTTATTGGAATGGAGAGTTTGAAGATGGAAATGATGAAGGAAACTGAAAGGTGTAGGTTGGAGATGGAGAAGAAGCGGATCCAGATGATTGTGGATTCGCAGCGGAGGATCGTTGATTCCATTGGGAGGGCGTTTGGGTCTAACAAGAGGGTCAAGATTACTCAACAAATCTGAAAGAggtttcatttcattttattttccacttttaattcattttaatttttatgtttggaTATTCATTAGTTCACACACTTTTGCTTACTCATTTTAGTCAAGATTAAACATGCTTTTGGGGAAAATGTTTACCTTTGGTCTTTTTGTGTATGGAAATGGAAATGTATTGGGAATCCAAATGTGTAAGTTAGCAGTGAACAAAGGACACAGACCAATAAACTTATATTCTCTTTAAGATTTTGGTTTTAAGTCAGAGGTGGTTATGTAATGTGGTTTCAATCAAAAAGCTTTAATGAATATCATTCTTTATGAAAAAGTGAGCAAACTGACAATCCATGGCAGTTTGGGATTGCTTGACATGTAAAAGGACTATTACTATGTTCgtatatgtattatttattattcattcctaaaaacaatgtttaacctttttaattgcattttcttgtttattgtttttgttcacCTAGTTTATGGATTCATGGTTACATGTTTGATCTGCCTGCAGATTGTGAAATATATAATGATCGAGATAAACTCTGAATGGTTTCTACTATGGAAGAGTCTACAGAAATAGTTGCATAGCGTGCTGCTAGttgtttattctatttattattgCATTTGAAGTCTGTACTTCTCACATTAATGAGGGTAAGTTCATTTTTTGGCATAAGTTGATTATAATGCAAGCGATATCTTTACAATTATAATGCTTAGTTGATTATGGCTTTGTTGTGAAAAAATCTATTAAGATGAATGTTAACCTAGAAAGAAACATACCAGAAAACATTTTTATCTTCTCTGTCAAATATTATACGTCTTTATTTCTCCACAATGGTCCCAATAGAGATCAATATGTCTGTCTGGAACACAGGGCATTGTGGAGTGGTTTATGTCtcttttacaattaatttaCTGGAAGTCAAAGTTATTAGCAGTTGATTTTATCTGGTACATTTATGCTTGTGCTTATAATGCTGGACAGGGTTATTTTAGAGCCAAAGATTGTGCTTGACTAGCTTGATGGCTTCTTACCCAGTTTCTTAAGACTAGGGGATTGTGTTACTGGTTGAAGCCTCCATAATGATTCTGTTTCTGGTTCAAGCCTTCACTAACCCACGTATTTTCTTTTCCATCGTAATGGCTACTGCTTTCAATTCTCTAAGAACACCAGGGAAAAGTAGTTATTGTGCATTTGTCTATATATCCACTTATTAATGAGTAATGATGAAAATTTCCTCACTCAGTAGTATCACACATGCATAATGCTGGTCATTTTACAAGACAAACAGCGGCATGACAACACTGATGTTCTGTCTAATTAGTTGTAAGGTGGCACCAACTATGATCAAACTTTCCAGATACCAAAGAAGTCTTCACATTTTCATCTTGCTAATTTGAAAGATCTGCTTCTCTTAGGGTCTTCGGATTACCCTTCTGGCTGTTTCTTCTTGTAGGCAATTACATGATAATATGCAATAGTGGCCATCTAACATTAATCTATttcatgtttttcatttttatgatcTGTCTGGGGAtgatttttttgacaacatttcaGTGAGTAGGTGCAATCATGCTTTAGCCTATATGTAAGTTGtgttaatttgtttaaaatagtaCCTGTGTTGTATGGTTTTCCATGTATCATCATGAAGTTGTCTCGAATCATCTCGATTCTAAAGTTAAAAGATGCTTGGAGCCCAAATGGTACTTTTGGATTAATGACTTTCAAAGCAGATCAGATCTTGTTAAAATTTATGCATTAAAGTGTTTACCTGGCTCTAAGAGTATAGCCAAGCTAAATATTTGTAAGGAATTTCTCAAGCAGATCGGCaagaaagatatattttttacttaccTATTATTTATTTGGCCTTAAACAGACTCATTTAAGACATAACATTCTAAGGCCTGATTTGTTAAGTCAAATCTATATGAATTGCATAAATCTTGAAACTTCTAAACCATCTGGTCCATCTCGCCCATTGGGATTAAAATGTGCTTTTAAAACTAGTTGAACAAGTATGAAAATATTGAAGAGGTTTCTGTAGCTGGTTTAACCAATTTTCGACAATTCATTGTTTCAACATATTAAATTTGAGTTGTTAGATGTAGGAGGTCTGTCTCCTAGTAGGAATCCTGACTTTTCTAAGGTCTAGGTTAATTGCACTAATTGGGGAAGGAGTAAAGAATTGCAATTTCATACATAATAGTCTATCAAGATTGGATTTTTTTTCCAGAAATaaacccaattttttttaaaaaatatcccTAATAGATCCcgcattttatcttttaaattaaacatgttTACTTCGCAAGTTTAGAATTTGGCTTAATGAACCGAATTCTCAATTGTGTACTTTGGTTTTCAGCCTTGGGGTGGCATTCAGCTATGTGGATCCAAATTTTGGTATTGTCATGAAAAATGTATTCCATTAATgttattcttattataaataatgaCAGCACTATTTACAacaattattattcataattacAAGATATTTTACAATCTCAAATTAAGGAAAACAAATTAATCTATGAATTgtctagtttatttttaaaaaatcatattaaaatatttaaggaaacaaattaatttctattttgacataaattaatgtatgaattcatatcaaaatatttaagaagacaaattaattacttattaaCATCCTTCCTCAAATTAATTACATTCTTCTATTCTCttccattattttattattttatgtgagTACTTCTATAGTTTTCTTCGAGAGATATccttatttaaaaagaattgaCCTTCTTGAGAGTATATGACTTTTCGTACAAAGATTTGTACTTTTTTACGCGTTGGAAAGAGTAGCATTGCTTTCGTAATGAGAGTTTGTA harbors:
- the LOC108346948 gene encoding trihelix transcription factor ENAP2 produces the protein MATPNDAASPTKKPQPIPWTHQETVHLIGAYQEKWYALKRGPLRHNQWEEVAVIVAARCGYDLAYPAKSALQCRHKMEKLRQRHRAEKKHVAATLRPAAWQYNALMEDLECGPLPISALAPFQNDTDSDPDDDGTYRNGNNGDESFVKSKSINCILGERPVRMKSGERGFLRERAEEERDEDDDDDRDDDVLALPAEIRAFAERFIGMESLKMEMMKETERCRLEMEKKRIQMIVDSQRRIVDSIGRAFGSNKRVKITQQI